The Vallitalea okinawensis genome includes a region encoding these proteins:
- a CDS encoding transcription repressor NadR: MTGQERRRLIIEILLSSKDPIPGYKLADEFNVSRQVIVQDIALLRAERNNIMATSRGYLIYSNHNNLKKRVVATNHNSNKIEEELRIVVDYGGRLLNVIIEHDVYGDIKADLMIETENDIKNFLTKMKENKALPLMALTNGEHYHTIEAKNDKILDIIEKELNNL, from the coding sequence ATGACAGGTCAAGAAAGACGACGCCTGATCATCGAAATCTTATTATCCTCCAAAGATCCTATACCTGGATATAAACTGGCTGATGAATTTAACGTAAGTCGGCAGGTGATTGTACAGGATATTGCCTTATTAAGAGCTGAAAGAAACAATATTATGGCCACGTCAAGAGGGTATCTGATCTACTCCAACCATAACAATCTGAAGAAGAGAGTTGTGGCAACGAATCACAATTCTAATAAAATTGAGGAAGAATTAAGAATAGTTGTGGATTATGGAGGACGACTCTTAAACGTCATAATCGAACATGATGTATATGGTGATATCAAGGCAGATTTGATGATTGAGACCGAAAACGATATAAAGAATTTTCTTACTAAAATGAAGGAAAATAAAGCTCTACCGTTAATGGCTTTAACAAATGGTGAACATTATCATACTATTGAAGCAAAAAATGATAAGATATTGGACATTATCGAGAAGGAGTTAAATAATCTATAA
- a CDS encoding ABC transporter permease, giving the protein MLKIVIKKELRRVFTDKRLVFSVFLLPGLSLFVIYSMLGTFMNNLDNTFEEYPSTVLLHHAPSSFTEFMQDEDLDNHITFIYADLDENLMGLQNQIKDKKVDLVMVFDPTFKADVAQYQDRESPHIQTYYLSSNNYSTYTYNKVVNKILPAYEDYLLSFRFDNLSYLDAFEVNQRGEKVDLADEKEIAGRSLSFIFPMLIAIFLFASAMSVGTDMLAGEKERGTMATLLLSPIDRHTLALGKVLSLGIISLLGATSLFIGIIASMPFSNSFFMAGDVSYASLDFGPIQIIQLAILLLSMAALFVTLTCFLSIIAKTVKEANTYLTPCYMVVVLSAVLTTTNITTPPMWKFFIPIYGNILALQGFLTFTLTTTQLIAATSGCLLISTLLLLLITRKFHDERIIA; this is encoded by the coding sequence ATGTTAAAAATAGTCATAAAGAAAGAACTGCGTAGAGTATTTACAGATAAGCGTCTTGTTTTTTCTGTTTTCTTGTTACCAGGATTAAGCCTATTCGTCATTTATTCTATGCTGGGTACGTTTATGAATAATTTAGATAATACCTTTGAAGAATATCCGTCAACAGTGCTTCTGCACCATGCACCAAGCTCATTCACCGAATTTATGCAAGATGAAGACTTGGATAATCACATAACTTTCATCTATGCAGATCTAGATGAAAATTTAATGGGACTTCAAAATCAAATTAAAGATAAGAAAGTAGATCTAGTCATGGTATTTGACCCAACATTTAAAGCTGATGTAGCCCAATACCAAGATAGAGAATCACCCCACATTCAGACTTACTATTTGTCCAGTAATAATTACTCCACTTATACTTATAATAAGGTAGTAAATAAGATTTTACCTGCCTACGAAGATTATCTATTATCTTTTCGGTTTGATAATCTCTCTTATTTAGATGCTTTTGAAGTTAATCAGCGAGGTGAAAAAGTAGATTTAGCTGATGAAAAAGAAATAGCTGGTCGCTCTTTAAGCTTTATCTTTCCCATGCTCATTGCAATTTTTCTCTTTGCAAGTGCTATGAGTGTAGGTACAGATATGTTAGCTGGAGAAAAGGAAAGGGGTACTATGGCTACCTTGTTATTATCGCCCATCGATCGCCATACTTTAGCTTTAGGTAAAGTACTTAGCTTAGGAATTATCTCACTTTTAGGAGCTACATCTCTTTTTATAGGTATTATAGCTTCTATGCCTTTTTCCAATAGCTTTTTTATGGCCGGTGATGTTTCCTATGCTTCTTTAGATTTTGGTCCTATTCAAATTATTCAATTAGCTATCCTGTTACTATCAATGGCTGCATTATTCGTCACTTTAACGTGCTTTCTATCCATAATTGCTAAAACAGTCAAAGAAGCTAATACTTATTTAACTCCTTGCTATATGGTGGTGGTTTTGTCGGCAGTCTTAACAACAACTAATATTACTACACCGCCTATGTGGAAGTTTTTTATCCCTATTTATGGCAACATTCTAGCATTACAGGGTTTTTTGACTTTCACACTCACAACAACTCAGTTAATTGCTGCTACATCAGGGTGTCTTCTTATTAGCACTTTGCTTCTCTTATTAATAACACGAAAATTCCATGACGAAAGAATAATCGCATAG
- a CDS encoding sodium-dependent transporter, whose product MSKRDKFTSKIGIIAAVAGSAIGLGNIWRFPYITGKYGGASFLIVYLICIMLVGLPVMLSEFIIGRHTGKNTVGAFKELAPGRPWFLSGWLGLFASVITLGFYSVVAGWGVKYIIMSLFNNFSGKDISNLGIAFDDFVTSGLDPVFWQLLFILFTGAIVVLGVKNGIEKFSKILMPIFFILLCILVVNAFTLEGAKEGLAFLFKPDFNQLTMEAIFVALGHSFFTLSLGMGTMITYGSYISKEEDLTKTALQVIVADTGVAILAGVAIFPAVFTFGIDPGEGAGLAFVTLPAIFTNIPFGYILSILFFFLLTIAALTSAISMLEVPVAFLEEETKLSRNQGTLLICLAAGIFGLLCSLSNGAVNITVMGQSLMSFAEYLSSNILLPFVGLLTAIFVGWALQKRVIASELKLKQESTAYNVFMGILKFITPIAIIFVFLYSIGVISF is encoded by the coding sequence ATGAGTAAAAGAGATAAATTTACATCTAAGATAGGTATTATAGCCGCTGTAGCTGGGTCGGCCATCGGATTAGGAAACATATGGCGTTTTCCATATATCACAGGCAAGTATGGTGGAGCAAGTTTTTTAATTGTATATCTTATCTGTATCATGCTGGTTGGCTTACCGGTTATGTTATCTGAATTTATTATCGGTAGACATACAGGAAAGAATACAGTTGGAGCTTTTAAAGAGCTAGCCCCGGGAAGACCATGGTTTTTAAGCGGCTGGTTAGGGTTATTTGCTTCTGTTATAACACTAGGATTTTATAGTGTTGTAGCAGGTTGGGGTGTTAAATATATTATAATGTCCCTCTTTAATAACTTCTCAGGAAAAGATATAAGTAATCTTGGAATAGCATTTGACGATTTTGTCACCAGCGGGCTAGATCCAGTATTTTGGCAGCTTCTATTTATACTCTTTACAGGAGCCATAGTTGTTTTAGGTGTGAAGAACGGTATTGAGAAATTCTCCAAGATATTGATGCCCATTTTTTTTATATTGCTATGTATTTTAGTTGTTAATGCATTTACGTTAGAAGGTGCTAAAGAAGGACTTGCTTTCCTATTCAAACCTGATTTTAATCAATTGACTATGGAAGCAATTTTCGTAGCTTTAGGGCATTCCTTTTTTACTCTTAGTTTAGGTATGGGAACTATGATTACCTATGGTTCATATATTTCTAAGGAAGAAGATTTAACAAAAACTGCGCTGCAAGTTATTGTTGCTGATACCGGAGTAGCTATCTTAGCAGGAGTAGCCATTTTTCCAGCAGTATTTACTTTTGGTATTGATCCAGGTGAAGGTGCTGGTTTAGCCTTTGTCACTTTACCAGCTATTTTTACGAATATTCCATTTGGTTATATACTAAGTATTCTCTTCTTTTTCTTATTGACAATTGCGGCACTTACATCAGCTATATCCATGTTAGAGGTACCAGTTGCATTTCTGGAAGAAGAGACAAAGCTTTCAAGGAATCAAGGGACTTTATTAATATGTTTAGCAGCAGGGATTTTTGGACTACTCTGTTCATTATCTAATGGAGCAGTTAATATCACTGTTATGGGACAATCGTTGATGAGTTTTGCTGAATACTTATCATCCAATATTCTTTTACCTTTTGTAGGTCTACTAACAGCAATCTTTGTGGGATGGGCACTGCAAAAAAGAGTTATAGCTTCTGAGTTAAAATTGAAGCAAGAAAGTACAGCATATAATGTCTTTATGGGAATTCTGAAGTTTATTACACCAATAGCAATTATATTCGTATTTTTATATTCAATAGGTGTTATCTCCTTTTAG
- a CDS encoding lectin like domain-containing protein — MKKRIQALGILMVLLCINIIPVTAQELDLKLSIDGDYIEFTDESGKPYVDNNGRTQVPVRIAADSIGAKVEWDGNKEAVILQKDTVTVMIFIGTDYIYVEGDKIMNDTVSTVINGRTYLPIRVVMEAFGYTVGWDQETFTVSANSPGYVEPEENVSQYPESFDARTVSKMSPVKNQGDIGACWAFAAMGALETSLMPDMLYDFSEDHISLNHGYALTQDQGGDYQIGLAYLTGWKGPILEEQDPYGDGETTEAEAVVHLQEAIFIDDKDFDGIKKAVMEYGAVHTSVYSPILNGDQNSLYYNEETNAMYNFDDNVQDHDIIIVGWDDNYPRDKFKVKPSKDGAFICKNSWGEEFGEGGYYYVSYEDTHIGTHNVIYTRIDSNDNYDNIYQYDELGWVSKIGYENGSEDKAMAANVYTASNEEILEAISFYSFTKNGSYKLYVVEDFVDTKSFDDKVFLTEGTLEEPGYYTIDLPVDVNLSKGERYAVVLEINSPGLKHPIAIEVSNQLLYTDEIEVNPGESFISYSGKNWQDAGKDNNVNVCIKAFTNNVE, encoded by the coding sequence ATGAAAAAGAGAATACAAGCTCTGGGGATATTAATGGTTTTATTATGTATAAATATCATACCTGTAACTGCACAGGAATTGGATTTGAAATTAAGTATCGATGGCGACTACATAGAGTTTACAGATGAGTCAGGAAAACCTTATGTCGATAATAACGGCAGAACTCAAGTACCAGTGAGAATTGCAGCAGATAGTATCGGTGCTAAAGTTGAGTGGGATGGCAACAAAGAAGCTGTCATTTTGCAAAAAGATACGGTAACTGTCATGATTTTTATCGGAACAGATTATATCTATGTTGAAGGCGACAAAATAATGAATGATACAGTATCTACTGTGATTAATGGTAGAACCTATTTACCAATTAGAGTTGTTATGGAAGCTTTTGGATATACGGTTGGATGGGACCAAGAGACCTTCACTGTTTCCGCTAATTCTCCGGGATATGTTGAACCAGAAGAAAATGTATCTCAATACCCTGAATCTTTTGATGCAAGAACTGTTAGTAAGATGAGCCCAGTAAAGAATCAAGGAGATATCGGTGCGTGTTGGGCTTTTGCTGCTATGGGCGCTTTAGAAACTAGCTTAATGCCAGATATGCTCTACGATTTCTCAGAAGATCATATTAGTTTAAATCATGGCTATGCATTAACACAAGATCAAGGTGGCGATTATCAGATTGGCTTAGCTTATTTAACAGGTTGGAAGGGACCTATCCTAGAGGAACAGGATCCTTATGGAGATGGTGAAACAACAGAAGCAGAAGCTGTCGTACACCTTCAAGAAGCAATTTTTATCGATGACAAAGATTTTGATGGTATTAAGAAAGCTGTCATGGAATATGGAGCTGTACATACGTCAGTATATTCTCCAATTCTAAACGGTGACCAAAATTCCTTATATTATAATGAAGAAACCAATGCTATGTATAATTTCGATGACAATGTTCAAGACCACGATATTATCATAGTTGGGTGGGATGATAATTATCCACGAGATAAATTTAAAGTGAAGCCTAGTAAAGATGGAGCATTTATCTGCAAAAATAGCTGGGGTGAAGAGTTTGGTGAAGGTGGCTATTATTATGTTTCTTATGAAGATACTCACATAGGTACCCATAATGTAATCTACACTCGCATTGATAGTAATGATAACTATGATAATATATATCAGTATGACGAATTAGGATGGGTTTCAAAAATTGGCTATGAAAATGGTTCTGAGGATAAGGCGATGGCCGCAAATGTATATACTGCAAGTAATGAAGAAATCTTAGAAGCTATTAGCTTTTATAGTTTTACGAAGAATGGTAGTTATAAATTATATGTTGTGGAGGATTTCGTAGACACAAAAAGTTTTGATGATAAAGTATTCTTAACAGAAGGTACTCTAGAGGAACCAGGTTATTATACAATTGATCTTCCTGTAGATGTTAATTTATCAAAGGGAGAACGCTATGCTGTAGTGCTAGAGATCAATTCTCCAGGATTAAAGCATCCTATAGCTATCGAAGTATCAAATCAACTCTTATACACAGATGAAATAGAAGTTAATCCCGGTGAAAGTTTTATCAGTTACAGTGGTAAAAATTGGCAGGATGCAGGTAAAGATAATAATGTTAATGTATGTATAAAGGCATTTACTAATAACGTTGAATGA
- a CDS encoding PTS transporter subunit IIC yields the protein MDNKNIFKKFIDRYFIKGLSGMALGLFSTLIVGLIIKQIGLLLGDSELGAILIGIGSIASVATGVGIGVGVANALKAPQLIIYSSAVTGLIGAYASKFITEAMFADSGILLIGPGDPLGAFIAVVIGVEVGRLVAGKTSLDIVLTPIVTILSGATIGLIVGPPISSFMTSLGNFIGWATELRPFSMGIIVSTTMGIFLTLPISSAAISIILGLNGLAAGAATVGCASQMVGFAVASYRENKVNGLVAQGLGTSMLQIPNIVKNPRVWIPPIITSAILGPVSTMVFQMENNAAGGGMGTSGLVGQIMTYQTMSGSESGLILIIKILLLHFVLPAILTLIISEFMRKRQWIKYGDMKLNV from the coding sequence GTGGATAATAAAAATATATTTAAAAAATTCATAGACCGTTATTTTATAAAAGGTCTTTCAGGTATGGCTCTTGGTCTCTTTTCAACACTAATAGTTGGACTTATTATTAAACAGATAGGTTTACTTTTAGGAGATAGTGAATTAGGGGCTATTTTAATAGGAATTGGAAGTATAGCCTCAGTAGCCACAGGGGTGGGGATAGGTGTTGGTGTTGCTAATGCGTTAAAAGCTCCTCAGCTTATTATATATTCCTCTGCTGTTACAGGATTAATAGGAGCCTATGCTAGCAAGTTTATTACTGAAGCCATGTTTGCTGATAGTGGTATTTTATTAATAGGTCCAGGGGATCCTTTAGGAGCATTTATAGCGGTGGTGATAGGTGTAGAAGTCGGACGCCTTGTAGCAGGAAAGACAAGTTTGGATATAGTCCTTACCCCTATTGTTACTATTTTATCTGGTGCTACTATCGGTTTGATTGTAGGACCACCAATTTCAAGCTTTATGACAAGTTTGGGCAATTTTATAGGATGGGCAACGGAGCTCCGTCCATTTAGTATGGGGATTATTGTATCTACAACTATGGGGATTTTTCTAACATTACCTATTAGTTCTGCAGCTATTTCAATTATCCTTGGATTAAATGGTCTAGCAGCTGGTGCGGCCACTGTGGGATGTGCTTCCCAAATGGTTGGTTTTGCAGTTGCAAGTTATCGAGAAAATAAAGTGAATGGACTTGTGGCTCAAGGTCTAGGAACATCCATGCTTCAAATACCGAATATAGTCAAGAATCCACGGGTATGGATACCGCCTATTATAACTAGTGCAATTTTAGGTCCCGTTTCAACTATGGTTTTTCAAATGGAGAATAATGCGGCTGGTGGAGGTATGGGAACCTCAGGTTTAGTAGGGCAAATAATGACTTACCAGACCATGTCAGGTAGCGAATCTGGTTTAATACTTATTATAAAAATTTTATTATTACATTTTGTATTACCAGCAATCCTAACATTAATTATCTCAGAATTCATGCGTAAAAGACAGTGGATTAAATATGGTGATATGAAATTGAACGTATAA
- a CDS encoding ABC transporter ATP-binding protein yields MVQVNNLTKIYKSNKKNKTNEILATNNLSFQVSNNEIFGLLGPNGAGKTTTLRCISTLLAPTRGSITVNDFNTVAHAKSVRQNICFLTNEIKLDDHFSPNYLIHFFGKLHGMNDQQLSERKTTLFNKLGIWEFKDKKISKLSTGMKQKASIAISLIHDPSVIIFDEPTNGLDIITAKTVTDYLLELRAEGKTIILSTHIMDVASKLCDRIAVIINGSIHLTGSLEEILTHTKTNNLEEAFFQLYNKAVESC; encoded by the coding sequence TTGGTTCAAGTCAATAACCTAACTAAAATATACAAATCCAATAAAAAAAACAAAACTAATGAAATTCTTGCCACAAACAATCTCTCCTTTCAAGTTTCTAATAATGAGATATTCGGTTTATTGGGACCTAATGGTGCTGGCAAAACGACTACCTTAAGATGTATTTCAACTCTATTGGCCCCGACTAGGGGGTCCATAACAGTCAATGACTTTAATACCGTAGCTCATGCAAAATCTGTCCGCCAAAATATCTGCTTTTTAACTAATGAAATCAAGTTAGATGATCATTTTAGCCCTAACTACCTTATTCATTTTTTTGGTAAACTTCACGGTATGAATGATCAACAACTTTCCGAAAGGAAAACTACTTTATTTAATAAGTTAGGTATCTGGGAATTTAAAGATAAAAAGATTTCAAAACTTTCTACAGGCATGAAGCAAAAAGCCTCTATCGCCATCAGCCTCATTCACGACCCATCTGTTATTATCTTTGATGAACCTACAAATGGACTTGATATTATCACAGCAAAGACCGTAACAGATTATTTATTAGAACTACGCGCAGAAGGTAAGACTATTATACTTTCCACACACATCATGGATGTAGCTTCTAAACTTTGTGATCGCATTGCTGTTATTATTAATGGTTCTATTCATTTGACTGGATCTCTAGAAGAGATTCTTACCCACACCAAAACAAACAATTTAGAAGAAGCCTTTTTTCAACTTTATAATAAGGCGGTGGAATCATGTTAA